In a single window of the Nicotiana tomentosiformis chromosome 10, ASM39032v3, whole genome shotgun sequence genome:
- the LOC138900288 gene encoding uncharacterized protein, producing the protein MRDCPNRDSGGMAQPVSSVTGSSMSVHPSGRESQSSTGRGRGRGRGSGSGVNQNRIYALADRQDQESSPDVVTGILTICSHDAYALIDPGSTLSYITPFVAGNFGIVPEILSDPFASDLVELEMMDFDAIMGMDWLLACCATVDCRAKAARFHFPGEAVLEWIKMRRDEFNLVIEKSVIRFR; encoded by the exons atgcgagattgcccaaatagagattcagggggtatggcacaaccagtaAGTTCAGtgacaggatcatctatgtctgtgcatccttctgggcgcgagtctcaatcttcgactggtagaggtcgaggcagaggtagaggttccggTTCAGGTGTTAATCAAAACCGTATTTATGCTTTAGCGgatcgacaggaccaggagtcttcaccagacgttgtgacaggtatattgactatttgctctcatgatgcttatgccttgatagacccaggatctactttatcatatattaccccatttgtcgcagGGAATTTTGGTATAGttcctgaaatactaagtgatccttttgcg TCAGACCTAGTtgagttagagatgatggattttgatgctatcatgggcatggactggttgttagCTTGCTGTgctacagttgattgccgagcaaaggcagctagatttcattttccaggtgaggcagtccttgaatgg attaagatGAGAAGAgacgagttcaacttggtgattgaaaagagtgtgataag gttcagatag
- the LOC138900289 gene encoding uncharacterized protein, translating to MMRDHIIGEDYELWDIVINGPLTTLKINAERVEVLKIRADCTAEDLKKWEKNAKDKKWLICGLDPDEYSRTQRCTAAKQIWDTLQVAHEGTPQVKRSRGTLLYSQY from the coding sequence AtgatgagagatcacattataggagaggactatgagctCTGGGACATTGTCATCAATGGCCCACTGACTACCTTGAAGATAAATGCTGAGCGAGTAGAGGTGCTAAAGATAAGAGCGGATTGCACTGCTGAGGacttgaagaaatgggagaagaatgctaaagacAAAAAATGGCTTATTTGTGGACTTGATCCAGATGAGTACAGCAGAACCCAGAGATGTACCGCTGCTAAGCAAATTTGGGACACATTacaagtggctcatgaaggaacacctcaggtgaagagATCCAGAGGAACTCTATTGTATTCTCAATATTag